CAAGGTAGTCGATATAAGTTGGGTTTTTAGGTAATTTTTCAGTTCACTTTATAACAATCTTCCTAAGCAACCattaaataacactaaaatgtGTTACTTAGAGGGACAAAAATGGGAAAATGGAAATTcatcaattaaaaataattattacaaCATCCTAGACCATGACTATCAGCTACAGCGAAGAGCCCTAATTGATAAATGCCAATTTTTACATAACCTTTAGTCAATAGTTTTCAGAATGCTGACTAATGTTTTTCATGCAATATTTACTATGAATATCTACAGAAGGTGAAAATTGGCGAAAGGAATACGTAGCTGGAAATGAGGAAGGTTAGTGCCAGAATTGGTTTTCCTTCTAAGACAAGATTTTCCTTAACTCCTTTGCTATGTATAATTGTTTTGTCATTATTTTGTCTCTGAAGTTTTGTTTGTGTGTGTGGGTTTCTGACACAGACATCTAGATTCCGGTGTTAAAGATTGAACTTGCTATGAAATGTGAATTTAGGACTTCTAGATAATTGATTGGTTAAAATAATTTGGTTAAACTTTCTTGCTAGATCATTGCAACTTGGCTGGTTTCAAGAATTAAGCTACCTACCAAAAAGGACAACAAGGAACCTTTTCAAATTTGTAGTTTGTGGGTTAATAATTGATTATGATCTTTCTCGTAGGTAGTTCAACTCATAAGTAATAGTAAAGCTAAGCCATCCACCATCCCCGCCACcctttccccccccccccccccctttcgaTCTGGTCTCGACTAGATAGCAATTAGAAGATTGCGACCTTCTTGTCATAATCTGGCCGCGATCTTTGGTCGCAACCACATCAAAATcgaagaaaaggaggaaaagggAAGGAGAGGGAGAAGGAAGAGAGGAGAGGAGGAGGAAAGGGTGGTGGTTGTGGGTGGTAGTGTTAATGTTTAAAAagtattctaaatttttttttaattttaaaaggtACCCCAAAATATATTCTCAAAACCCTTCTGTAAACACCACAAAAAACATgtatagtaaaagtttttcatatacactgttacagtaaaataatttaaaaacaccttcaaaaacagctaatctaAATGAAGCATTCAGTTCTTAGGTTATTTTTGATACGTTAGTAGAATTGAAAGTGAATTAGAACTAAAATTTTATCGTAGATATCATTAACATTTTCACGTGTTTATAAACTAGACCAAAGTGTTAGTCTATACTAGGGTTGGACTATTGGATTATTGGAAGCCGGGATTGGACTTTGTTAGTACAATACTTGAAATCATCAACAGATGGAGGAAGTCATGGCAATTAGATTAAATGAAAGCCCAACAAACAAAGACAAACTAACATGGAGACTTGAACCTAGTGGGAACTTCTCAACTACATCAGCGTACGAGATGGACAGGCAAATGGAAGAATTGGGAGAAGATATGAAAACTCAAAGGCCCAAGTAGATGGCAATTTCTTTTGTGGATAGCAAGACATGGTCTACTATTAACGAATGCAGAGAAATACAAAGGCATCTTCATGTAGATAGAAAGTGTCAGATGTGCGGAAAAAGTGAGAGAAAGAGCAATACATGCCCTGAGGGACTGTGATTGTATTAGCAGGATATGGAAACAGTTGGTACACCAGTCAAAACGGAGACAGTTTAAATCGAAGGAGCTACTACACTATATTGATTGGAATGTTAACCAAAAGATGGTGGGGAAGCAGAAAGAGGTATACTGGCCAATGTTGTTTCATGACCCACTGGGCATGGACAGCAAGAAATGAGAAAGTGCACCAAGGAATAGAAAGAAAGATGAAGGTACACCCACAACATCTAGTCCAGCAGGCCCTAGTGGCCTAGGATTTGAACTCAGAAAAAGAGTCCCAATCAGCTAAAGAGATGAAATATATCTGTTGGGAGAAGCCACCACAAGGATGGGTAAAAGTGAACGTTGATGGAGCTTCGAAACATAATCCAGGAAGTGCCAGTGCAGGAGGACTACTAAGAAATGAGTAAGGTCAATGGATAGCAGGTTTCAGTGCAAATATTGGAAAAACAAGTAACGTAGCAGCAGAACTATGGGCTGTGCTACTCGAAATCCAATTGGcagcatggttcaaagtcgtaGTCGTGGTCGTGGTTGCGGTCGCGGTTCGGACCGTTCTACATCGGTCTCAACATATCAGTCACGGTCTCGGTGAGacgcaaatttttgaaatatttaatattctaaaaattataaaaaaatatgataaaaatataattaaaaaattagcaaaaataataaaaatttgagcTGATTCGGAATGATTCGGGACGACTTGGGGCGACTCGGCCATTTTTATACGTCTCGAAGACATCTCGACTGAGTTCTTGGCTATTGATTATCTCGGAGTCATCTCGTCCTGGTATCGGATCGAGAAGCCCCGTTCTAGTGACGACTTggccgagtctttgaaccatgattGGCAGTAAAGGAAGGGTATAGGAAGGTACTACTAGAAACGGACTCAGAAGTAGCCTTAGCACTGATCAGGGAAGCAACAAGGGACAGCCAATACTAGAATCTAATTGAGGAGATAAGGAGTATGCTAATGAAAGAGCCGGATTATCAAGTAGTCCATACATGGTGTGAAGGAAATATGTGTGCAGATTACTTAGCAAAGATGGGAAGAAACTTGGTTTCAAGAACGACTAATTTTAGGGACCCTTTACATCATCTCAAAAAGTTACTGGGATAGAATGTTTATGGTGTTGCTTTACCGTGTAACGGGCTTGACCTTCCATTgtttggggggaaaaaaaaggtgttaCTCTATACTTATAAACTACCAAGCAATATTTGAATGACTCTGCCATGACAAAGGAATTAAATTTAAGTCATGATATAGGAACACCGAGGAAGCCTTTATGAGCAAATTATggttagttgatttttttttttttttttataaattttttcttgTCTGTTGAATGAAAAGCTAGATTTTGGAAATCAAATGAGCAAATCAAAACTGATGCAATGCCCTATATTTCATCTCCATGTATGGCTTACATTAGTTATAGTCATTGTTGGATTACTTAAATTGAAATATGTcgacaaagaaaaggaaaattgtgaTTTTGATTTACCAAAAATGCTGATGAGTGCATTATTTGCTTTAATTACTTTCATTCTCTTGAGCAGTTCTGGGGCCCAAAAATGGAAACATTTGTTACTGAGGACCAACAAAGAAATTAGGAGTCTTGACTCTTGATGAGCACGCTTCCTATAAATTAATGCTACAGTTATCACAAGACAAGAACGATAGCCAAAAACAAATTGAACACTGATGACAGCTCTTCTTTcttaacactttttttttgttttttttttccgctTTTTATTGACAGGAAAGTTCATCACATTTTCCTTGTAACAAGACATCAAATGACTGCAGATGTTAATCTAATTTTCTTGATGCTCAGTTATTTAAGAAGTTTAGTGCCAAAAATCATCGAATTAAGTAACAGATTATCgagtgtctatatatatatatatatatatatatatatatataagatgcaaaattagaaaattttagtcATAAAACTCCACTTGTAAGTAGGGTCGTATTTTTTATCAACttgttttttgacaaaaaattttcatttttttaaaaccttCTCACCTTTCTCGACAGCCAACTGTCACGCATAAGATTCGAATCCTGACTTTGACATAATGCACAATTAAAATGTGTGAGTTGTGTGTGGGTTGCTGAAAATTGGATTAAAATTTTATGAACTCTGCTTGTATTTGTTGAAGTTTATGATTTACTCTCTAATGTGGTTATGGATTATTGCGAAAAGTGACGTCAACTCATAATTTTGGCCTAATTTTATAACCTCGAAAAACACCAGTATGCCTAAAATCATGTTTAGGGATGACAACGGGACGAGTTTGATATGGGGGAGCCCTCAACCATCCCCGCCCTATTGTTATATAACTCCTCCCGTCCTCTCCTCCGCCCCATTCCACGTAGGTGCCCTTGGGAacacttttttttccttatttttttggACGGACAAATAAAAACTTTATTAATTAGAAATAAGTGCATACAATGGAGTTCATTAGATCCTAGTTATACAAGTACTATCAGTACACTTGCTCGTACAAGAGCAAAACACTAATGAGGTAGTCCAAGCTTCATAAGGGGCTCACAGTTTGTCTCGATCTGAGGCAGGGGCACCTATCCCTTGCTTGCAACCGCGTTTTGCACTGATTCAAGGACAACAGTAACAGTAGGCATTTTAGACAAATGCTGTTGTCTAAACATGAATTGGTTCCATTACTATTACTAATCGTACTTTTATTAGGAGAAAATAATCTTCTACTACTACTAATAATTTAACCcaggaaaatataaaaaatagatgtattaataaatttattgtatttatttaattaatacGAGGACTGGGCGGGGGATGAGGTGTATGCTCCCCGCCCTCGGCTCCCTTCCTACCCTATACCTTCCCTTGTAGGATGGATGCCCACTCTATTGTCATCCCTAATCATGTCCTTGCCCATTTCATGAAAAGAATGCAACATTGGTGACACTTCTTACCATAGTAAACTTTTATTTAcaaactattttttctttttatttttcaaacacaCCAAGAGAAAAAGTTGGTGATGATTGATCACTATAAATTTCTCAAACGAAGTAACAGgcctgtttggattgctatttttctttaaaattttttttatttcacatgtaTCAAATCActataatataattttttaacaaaaactccAGAAAACACGGCAATCTAAACATGCTCACTTTCTAGGATATCTATGACTTGGCGATCAAGAAACCGAAAAATTGACAAACCACGAAATTTCACGTGTCCAATGTCAAATTGTACTTTAATTAGTATTTTTAGTGATGTACCTTGTACGAATAATCGCCCACGAGGAAAATCTATACAGAAACAGACAAGTTCCAAGAAAGCATCCGCAGCAATGGTCCACTTCGACCACCACAATTTGGCTACTTACTTGGTCGCAGACGAGACACCTGAACAGAGTTCAATTCGAAATTTGTTCATTCCAAATTTGTTGACCACatcaaaataaatttatttacagAAGAtttatcattcattcattcattaactTCAAAGTTTGTTCATTAACTTTAAAAGCACTATCTATTATCTTGATAATATGTGCGAGTTCATAATTATATCCCTTAACATCCCTTTCATGTTACAATACGAAATAATTAATGTGGTACTTGAGAAAAGTTCAACTTTGATAAGGCATTAATTTAGTGGTAAAATAACTATAATCGAGATTTCAAAAGTTGTTAAGGGTACTAGTTAAGCATTAGAAATTGTGAATTTGGTCTAATTATATTGTGGATTACGTGTAATTTTATATAATCAAATAATTACTTGTTTGTACAATAGCAATATAAAATATTTCTTTACATGAGTTGGTGCAGATGCACAACAAATAATTTCTATTCGACTTTTAAATCCCTTTTACACTTGTGTAACGTGTCTCGTATACGACTTGCTCATGGAAAGAAATGTTTTACTTTGTTAGtctaaaaaaaattgaccaaccaaaaaaaaaaatttaactctTTCAAATTATAGAAATTGAAAATTAACATGTGAAAATGTTAATAGGAGTTCGAGTTGATACAATCTGACCCCAGCCAACTGGCGTCCCGAATTTCAGGTTTGTGAAGTATTCAAACCAAAGTTTGAACACGTTACGGTTTGCAACCGCTATATAAATGTTGCATATTCAGCCTTCACTTGCCAATTTCCATACTTGGTCTCCACTCCACTCTCCTCGCCTTGAAAATAGTAAACCCGAGAAGTAGGAGCAGGAGGATATACCAAGAAGATAATGGCGACTGAGAATGAATTTTCCCCAAAAGAATGGAGTTTCAAGGGAGACGAGTTACTAGTGAGGTCCTCAGCAGTAACTGTGAGAGGTGTTCTGGACAAGTTGATGGGAAATTTGAACCCAAATGACCCCAGACCCACGATTCCTTTAGGCCATGGTGACCCTTCTCCCTTCCCAAGTTTTCGGACAGCTCCTGAGGCTGAAAATGCAATCTCTGATTCCCTTTACTCTGCTAAGTTCAATTGTTACTCCCCCAGTGTTGGTACTCTTCCTGCAAGAAAGTAAGcattttttgtttgttattCCACTGATTGATGTTTTTGCTGTAAAATTATGTTGCACATTGCATGTTATTTGGGagacaaaaggaaaagataatGGAAGCTGTTTTACAAGGTGCAGAGTAGTTTATTATTTCCTGAGGTGTCCCAGTTTCTCTGGTTCTAAATCTTTTTAACCCCGCATGCACTACCTGCAACGTCATATCAATGGTTTAACCACCTTTCAAGATGGTTTTCCCCTCCTCTTTGAGTGCATGCAGGGATTGGTGTGTATACATGATTAAATGAATCCTTTCGATTAGGAGTATGTATATTTCTGTAGAATTTTTAGTCACAATTTGTGGAGGTTTTAGATATGCATCATAAGGGACATCGCTGCTTGTGGTTTAGTCCTTAAAATCAGTCAAatgaggatttttttttggttgagtcaCTGATAATGGTAATTTCCATAAAATGATTAGATTTTTGGATACCATGTTCCAGAAATAATTTGAACAAGAATCTGAATATCTTTAGACAAAGACTATTATTTTTATAGGAGTTGTTAGCCTATCACTGTCATCAAGGGATGTTATCAATTGTTTAAAGAAGCAAATTTGAAAGTTTTGTGGGCTTAAACTCTACTTTGTTCTGAGGAAGTGACATGCAAACTCAATATATGCTCTGTCTCTTTCTAATGACGGCTGCAGCTAGCAGTCGTTTATGCAATGAATAAATGTGTACCCaaggaaaaggaggaaaaaaaagaaaggaaattcgGAGTCAAAGATTCCAAAATGCTGTATCTGCTACTTCACTGtctcacaatattttgaaatctGAATAAGTGAATAAGATGTTCCTATCATGTTCCAAGAACTTTTTACTGGCTGCTAAATTTCCTGATATCGTACATATCAAATCTTTGTTTACTGTTTTAAGAATGGGATTCAAGCCATGGTTCCGTGAGAATAAACTTCAGGTTTTTAGTACCTCTGTAATTCCAGAATGTTTGTAAACCGTAGAGAAACCTATTTTAAGCATATTTTAGTTTCATGAAatcatcaaatgattccaacatCAAGAGTATTACTTTTTAGTACTGCCCTTTAACAAGTCGGAAATGCTTTTGCCGGATTCTAAGTAGGAAAATCACAGGAAACTACAGCTCCTATTCAGGAGGTGTTTGTCAAGGCAATAGATATTGATGCAACCTTCATTTTCTTATAGGGAAAATGATcggtttcatccttcacatttcacaaaaatattcttttcgtccctcacttttaaaatgaaacaattTCGTCAttgacatttaaaaactaaaattattacatccctgaacccaaattttaatctgaatcaaaccaccaatcaacttgattacaaattttggggtgtaattggtagatcacttggttaactcaacttgatattcatgtaaaatttaatgaacctaaaaagaaaaaagaaaaaattataatataaaaaagaaagattaattttttctacATTATCATTGTATAAACTGACAGTTTTATGTACCGCcatatcattttaatttaaatttaagcaccaaattctatatttatgatacacatctagattcgcaagcggatatactaatggtgcatgaaaagatttatccaaaaaaaaactctactattccaagacaaagaatggccttttgtgttataatttttatttttttggtttaataaatgtcatgtgaatacGATGAAGTTGACCGAatgatctatcaattctattttCGAAATTTATTACTGGGTTATTAGATGATTTGATTTagattgaaaattaggttcagggatgtaatagctttaatttttaaatgtcggggacgaatttgcttcattttaaaagtgagggacgaaaagaatatttttgcgaaATGTGAGGAATGAAACAGATCATTTTCCCTTTCTTATAAGCATGATTATGCCCTCAACTTTTTGGATGGGTATTCAGCAATAAGCCAAGAAAGTCTATGCTACAACATGGCTTTGGTCTGATCCAGATATAGAATTTTTAAGTGTCACACTcagtggcggagccagaaaaaaatcttagtggggacaaaaataacactaaaattttttatctactctttttttctaattttttaagtaaaaaataaaaataaattcaccaacaagtacaaatgatacGTACAttccatgaaaaacataaaaaagacaaaatcaaaattattaatgtaataataattttatttcaaaaacaaactaaattaTTTATAATTGCTCACGGcgaattttcatattttgataatgGTTTACAACTTTCTCATtttgaacttcaagaagtatatttttatcaatataagtaactaaacTAAATTTTGTGACCTATTCTTTCACATCTTTTCTAAAAAACTCTGGGAGCACActtaaaattatgtcaaaattgtataagtattataggaatttaatGGAGGCAGTGGGCCCACCTTAAATCCGCCCCTGGTCGCACTAGTGTGATATGAACTGCatggtatttgtttatttaACAGGGCAGTAGCAGAGCACCTTTCACGTGATCTACCATACAAGTTATCACCAGACGATGTTTATCTAACGAGTGGATGTACCCAAGCAATTGAAGTGATCTTAACTGTCCTTGCTCGTCCTAATGCCAACATTCTACTTCCAAGACCTGGCTATCCTTATTATGAGGCTCGGGCAATATTCAGCAATATTGAATTTCGTTACTTTGATCTTCTTCCAGAGAAAGATTGGGAAGTCAATCTTCACACTGTCGAATTGCTTGCAGATGAAAATACAGTTGCCATAGTCATCATTAATCCTGGAAATCCTTGTGGAAATGTGTATAAATACGAACATTTAAAGAAGGTGTCTAAATTTTTTCTACCAGGATGAGAATGCTGCTTTTCATAATGGTTTAATTTACAATATCCATTATTCATGATTTGAAGTGCATGCTTTTCTAGGTTGCTGAAACTGCCAGAAAGCTTGGGATCTTAGTGATTTCTGATGAAGTTTATTATCATCTTGCATTTGGAAAGAATCCTTTCGTGCCAATGGGAGTCTTTGGATCAATTGCTCCTGTGATAACAGTCGGATCCATATCAAAAAGGTGGATTGTTCCTGGTTGGCGAATTGGGTGGCTTGTCACTAACGATCCCAACGGCATTCTCAAGAAACATGGGGTACTTTCATTCTGCATTATGGTTCCTTCCCCATTATACATGCTACACTTCTTTGGAATATGGTTTCCTTCTACATTATACATGATGCACAGCTTGCACTTCGatctgaaaatgatgaaataaACTCACCAGCTGGAGTTGAAGGATGATAGACTTTCCAACTGCCCCAGAAGCATTATTTTACTGCTTGTGGATCAGAaaacttgaatgcatgaattctatAAATAAAATCCATCTGCTTGATTATAGTTTCAGTAATCCAATAGCCATAACTATGTGCACAATCACCTTCTAATGTATCCAAAATCTGCCTTTTTTACTTACAGGTTGTTGATTCCATCATTGCATTTCTCAACATTTCCTCTGATCCTGCAACTATTGTTCAGGTTTGGGATTTTACGATTAATTCTTCCAACATGATAAAAGTTACTTTTCTTTTGGGGTCTTCTTGCTTTTTGACACCTCTTGGTAGACTAGTTTTTGAGCATTACCCATTGAATAGTATGTTCTGAGGTGAATAGACAGATGCGCTGAAgatttttaatctttttatgCTGCACTAATACATATCAGTATTTTGCTTCTATAAATGTGGATTATAAAGCTACAATACCAGATTGTTCACCcaagagaaaattttttttaaggttgTACTGCAATTCTGAGGATATGGGGTGTTAATCTTACCAACTTGTATGTGCAGTCTAATTTTGTCTCTGGAATCAATTTTTGCTACTTAAGTTCCTAAAAGCTTAATCATAATGAATGTGAAGCTGACTCCGTTTTTTCTTTCCTGACATTTTACTTTTCACCAGGGAGCAATAATTCAAGTCCTTGAGAAGACTAAAGAGGAATTCTTCTTGAAAATACTCAATCAACTTAGAGAAGCTGCAGAAACATGTTGCAGCAAAATAAAGGAAATCCCTTGCTTTGCTTGCCCAAGCAAGCCCGAAGGAGCTATGTTTGCCTTGGTAAAATGCTGATAAGTATAAATTTGTTTCGTTCTCTGCTGTATATTGGTTAAGAATCAAACAAAAGCTTTTGCTTCCAGGTAAAACTAGATTTGTCCCTCCTGGAAGATATTGAAGATGATTTGGACTTCTGTCTCAAGCTTTCTAAGGAGGAATCTGTGATAGTTTTACCAGGTAAAAGGTCAAATGTGAAATTGAAGCAAGTTATCTCAGCATTCTACCATTTCGTTAGCATCATTTTTCTATTGactcttccttttccttgcatCAGATCCTTCCTACTGTTAACTGTGATATCCAGCTGTTAATCTTATTTCTGTATAAATCTTTCATTGCAGCTATTTGATCTGCTGCAGTGCCACTACATCTAAATGGGGGATGTTTATGCCAATTTTGTATACTGTTTGTGAATGACATGGTGCTAACTGCTAGATATAAAGAACATAACTAACCTTATATTGTCTTGGTAATTGACTTCAAAAAACAGAGTAAGTAATGGACCCAAAACGTTTTAACTTAAATGGTGGTGCATATGAATTGGCTACCTTTGTGTTTGAAGCAGCATAACATCGTTTAATCTAACATATCTCTGTTCTTCTGAGTTCACCTTTCGATGGGCTATCTTAGATGAGTCTGAAGGATGATGTATCTATATATTTAGCAGGTTGGATATCTAATTGATTCTAAGTGGATTGAATCAGTAAGATGATGTGTCCATAGGCTAAGCACAAGTAGTAGATATAATAGTGTGAAAAATACTTACATATAGTGATGTTATCTGGGGATGGAAATACCTTCATTTAGGCAGAACAGGAGATATATCACTGAGATGTGCAAGTCGTTCATCCCAAACCAAAAGTAGAATGCAAAAAAGACCATTTGTGTGCCGATTAGATATTCACTCAGGCAACATCAGCTCTTACtcaatttgtttgttttgactCAAAATTTTATGAATACAGACAGTAATATATTTCCCCTTTTGTCCTGCTGCTGTTATTGCACTTCCaagaagtattttttttttcttgtatagTTGCTTAATCAATGAAGGCAAGAACAAGAAGTGGCATTCAGCTTCATCCTTGTGGATCACTAATGCCAGATTTTTTTTGTGGTATATTTCTTGTAGGGCTTGCTGTAGGACTCAAGAATTGGCTTCGCATAACTTACTCCGTTGAGCCATCAGCACTCGATGATGGACTCAACCGGATAAAAGCTTTCTGCCTGAGGCATGCAAAGAAACAATAGAAGTTGTTTCTCATGACTTGAAACAATTAAATCATGATCCTAGGCTGGAACATGCGACAAGTAGCACTTCAGCGCAAGGTTTTCATTGGTGTGATCTTCAACTGCTCGTTGGATATCTTGCTACAGTTAGAGTTTTAATAAAAATGCCTAGTTTTCAGTAATTTCCTTCACCTGAAAGGAAAAGAATATGTTACTATGAACTTTTATTATGTCTCGTTTGTGAGTGCTGTATGAAGGGTTGGCAGCTTTACtgtggttgtcttcgatccccTTTTCTGTCTGTGTACAATGCCTTGAAGCTTAGTTAAATGTGTCAGATGTTGCATTGCTCTTTGCCCCCTCTTTTCTATCGTTGGAGGAGAGTGAACAAGGGAAGTCCCATGTCAGGACAAAGAAAGTTGCTACCTGAATTGAAGTGAAAGCTAAGCTTGAAGTAGCCAATGCAGGGTTAATCAGTGAAAGCTAACCTTAATTGGCTGTAATCTTGCTTTaccagtatatatatatatatatatatatatatatatatatataggtctTTCTTTACACTAAAAgtatttggtcaagaaatttgGTCATACACGTACCCTCTAGCTTTTCTTTGCTACCTTCTATGGATACTTTGGCCACCTCGGCCAGGAAATTGCGTCGGATAACCCGGCCTATTGGATACTTCGGCCTAACTGCCCTCGTCAAAGAGTTCATCTTGGAATGGCCACCTAGTCGAGATGTCAAAAGTCTCGACTCGTCATTATAATATGACTGGTGATTAATATGATTGATGTGACCTATAAGTCAGGCCTACTATTGATACCGTCGCCATATTTTATACTATAAGATTGAATTATCAGTAGATCTCGTCATTTTACTCCTTATCTTACACCTTATTCATTTGAAAGGAATGCAACACAACCTACTTAATATAACTTTCCGACGACTTTTGATTTAAGCACCGGAATGAAATTGAGGAATTTAGTTCAGACCACTTTTTATTTTGCAAGTGAGCTCCTCCTGCGTTTAGCCTTCGCTTGTCCTCACCCGTACACCTTCAAAATGGGGAAACAATTTTGGACATTGAAACTTATTTTGTCACGAGATGCAATACTCGTGAATAGTAAGAAAACCCATTCTGGAAGATCTTTCTTGAAAACTTAACTGGATGGtgatttttcttgaaaactaaACAGTGAATATTTGGGAGTTTCCATTTCTGTAATAGAAGTAAGAGGCAGGTAGTACGCTGGCCTTTATGATTCCGGCTTGGTCTTCGGCGCCTTTTGCGTCGGGTTCCGCTCTATGACCACCAATAACATGCTAAATTTTGAAACACGTGAAAACGGCTTGGCCTTGGGCCCCGTTGCGTCGGGTTCCGCTCTTTGACCACCAATAACACGCTAAATTTTGAAACGCGGGAAAAAGTATTCATAACTCATagcactttttaatttttttttaattttacggCAATGACAATAATCTAATCTACCCTAATATATTAGGACTATCTTGTAGTATAAGAGAGCCTATGAAACTGTGTATACGAAAAATCTATCTTAATC
The DNA window shown above is from Coffea arabica cultivar ET-39 chromosome 5e, Coffea Arabica ET-39 HiFi, whole genome shotgun sequence and carries:
- the LOC113687832 gene encoding nicotianamine aminotransferase 1 — encoded protein: MATENEFSPKEWSFKGDELLVRSSAVTVRGVLDKLMGNLNPNDPRPTIPLGHGDPSPFPSFRTAPEAENAISDSLYSAKFNCYSPSVGTLPARKAVAEHLSRDLPYKLSPDDVYLTSGCTQAIEVILTVLARPNANILLPRPGYPYYEARAIFSNIEFRYFDLLPEKDWEVNLHTVELLADENTVAIVIINPGNPCGNVYKYEHLKKVAETARKLGILVISDEVYYHLAFGKNPFVPMGVFGSIAPVITVGSISKRWIVPGWRIGWLVTNDPNGILKKHGVVDSIIAFLNISSDPATIVQGAIIQVLEKTKEEFFLKILNQLREAAETCCSKIKEIPCFACPSKPEGAMFALVKLDLSLLEDIEDDLDFCLKLSKEESVIVLPGLAVGLKNWLRITYSVEPSALDDGLNRIKAFCLRHAKKQ